The following coding sequences lie in one Micropterus dolomieu isolate WLL.071019.BEF.003 ecotype Adirondacks linkage group LG15, ASM2129224v1, whole genome shotgun sequence genomic window:
- the col21a1 gene encoding collagen alpha-1(XXI) chain isoform X2: protein MGYKATSMHCALRCLCFMLLHLFSAAQDEDLRSCRTAPGDLVFILDGSWSVEDVNFEIVKRWLVNITTSFNIGQKFTQVGVVQYSDDPVLEIPLGKYSSNKDLIKAMESIEYMGGNTRTGTAIKFATDKLFGLSERGPLGISRIAVVLTDGKSQDEVLKAAEAARKKGVIMFAIGVGSETEDDELRDIANKPFSTYVFSVEDYKGISRIIQIIRQKLCEETVCPARIPVDSRDEKGFDILFHLNLAKKTKKTQGAFYGTKAYEVTSRVDLSEATRNLFPDGLPPSYVFVATLRYKGSVAIEEWDVWRIQTRDGKPQMAVTLNGLDRTVMFTTTSEAPSGTQTVTFSQQTARLFDEKWHQLRLLVTEEDVTLYVDDLEIETLSLEPPVGIFINGKTQVGKYVRKETTVPFEIQKLRIYCDPEQNTRETACEIPGVCSNSPDYSEPTQEPCICPPGPPGLPGIKGEQGNTGKPGQPGPVGADGKPGIPGIRGSPGVPGPPGVEGPRGPDGYKGEQGRPGVSGERGMPGLQGSPGLTGEKGSIGSPGIAGLPGKTGQVGEKGSMGPSGPPGYPGEPGLPGRDGKDGFPGSPGQKGETGASGIPGADGREGHPGMPGLPGIAGLNGQKGEAGLPGPRGFKGSTGPPGEMGLPGAPGLKGPIGTKGNKGESGNPGTQGSPGPVGSAGEPGIAGQPGHPGMPGLKGSKGQRGNAGERGETGIKGEKGEHGWPGEHGSTGPMGLKGEKGTAGDPGQRGQEGQVGRPGQSGQSGLPGPRGLQGDTGPPGPPGPEGRSASEMSDNHIRQICREILLSELPLLLLGSQQSSCTRCQSRPGSPGPPGPTGSQGLRGLPGLTGSRGPPGHPGRPGHPGINGLKGEPGFDGEKGSPGRTTIGDQGPPGPPGPMGPQGYSKPGPPGKPGPPGLNGAEGKSGSPGIPGEPGVCDPSMCYGSMMRRDPYSKGPNY from the exons ATGGGTTACAAAGCGACATCCATGCATTGTGCCTTAAGATGCCTGTGCTTCATGCTTCTCCATTTGTTTAGTGCAGCTCAAGATGAAGACCTAAGAA GTTGTAGGACTGCACCGGGTGATTTAGTCTTTATTTTAGACGGTTCGTGGAGTGTTGAAGATGTCAATTTTGAAATAGTAAAGCGATGGCTTGTCAACATAACAACAAGCTTCAACATTGGACAGAAGTTTACCCAGGTTGGAGTTGTCCAGTACAGCGATGACCCCGTTTTAGAAATACCTCTGGGGAAGTACTCCTCTAACAAAGACCTCATCAAAGCGATGGAGTCCATTGAGTACATGGGGGGGAACACAAGGACAGGGACAGCCATTAAGTTTGCTACAGACAAACTGTTTGGCCTGTCTGAACGCGGCCCATTAGGCATTTCCAGAATTGCTGTTGTCCTCACAGATGGGAAGTCTCAAGATGAGGTTTTGAAGGCCGCAGAGGCAGCAAGGAAAAAAGGTGTCATTATGTTTGCAATCGGTGTTGGGTCAGAGACAGAAGACGACGAGTTGAGGGACATTGCAAACAAGCCATTTTCAACTTATGTCTTCTCTGTTGAGGACTACAAAGGGATTTCCAGGATCATACAGATCATACGGCAGAAACTGTGTGAAG AGACAGTTTGTCCAGCAAGAATTCCTGTAGATTCCCGCGATGAGAAGGGTTTTGATATTCTGTTCCATTTAAatttagcaaaaaaaacaaagaagacaCAAGGAGCATTTTACGGCACCAAGGCCTATGAAGTGACATCTCGTGTCGACTTGAGTGAAGCTACGCG GAACCTTTTTCCTGATGGGTTGCCTCCATCCTATGTTTTTGTTGCCACACTGAGGTATAAAGGATCAGTGGCAATAGAGGAGTGGGACGTGTGGAGAATACAGACGCGAGATGGGAAACCTCAGATGGCGGTGACACTAAATGGACTGGACCGCACCGTCATGTTCACGACGACCAGTGAAGCGCCAAGTGGAACTCAAACTGTTACATTTTCACAACAGACAGCACGG CTGTTTGATGAGAAATGGCATCAGCTGCGGCTGCTGGTCACTGAAGAGGATGTTACTCTTTATGTCGATGACCTGGAAATTGAAACCCTATCCTTGGAGCCCCCTGTCGGCATTTTCATCAATGGAAAAACCCAAGTTGGAAAATATGTCAGAAAGGAAACAACAGTGCCA tttgaaaTTCAGAAACTTCGCATTTACTGTGACCCTGAGCAGAATACTCGAGAGACAGCGTGTGAAATACCAGGAGTT TGCTCCAACAGTCCTGATTACAGTGAACCAACTCAAGAACCTTGTATTTGTCCTCCTGGACCGCCTGGACTTCCAGGAATAAAG GGAGAACAAGGAAATACTGGCAAACCTGGTCAGCCTGGGCCTGTTGGTGCTGATGGTAAGCCT gGTATCCCTGGCATTAGAGGAAGCCCAGGGGTGCCAGGTCCACCAGGAGTAGAG GGTCCACGTGGACCGGATGGGTACAAAGGCGAGCAAGGGAGGCCTGGTGTTTCG GGTGAGAGGGGTATGCCTGGATTACAAGGATCACCTGGACTAACAGGAGAGAAG GGCTCAATTGGATCCCCGGGAATAGCAGGTTTACCGGGAAAAACTGGTCAAGTG GGAGAAAAAGGAAGTATGGGACCTTCTGGGCCACCAGGTTATCCAGGAGAACCT GGCCTACCTGGGAGAGATGGAAAGGATGGATTTCCAGGGAGTCCTGGTCAAaag GGAGAAACTGGGGCCAGTGGTATTCCTGGTGCTGATGGAAGGGAAGGCCATCCT GGTATGCCTGGATTGCCAGGAATTGCAGGCCTGAACGGACAAAAG GGGGAAGCTGGTTTGCCAGGACCCAGGGGCTTCAAAGGATCAACTGGGCCACCT GGTGAGATGGGTTTACCTGGTGCACCTGGTTTAAAAGGACCAATTGGAACCAAG GGGAATAAGGGCGAAAGTGGCAATCCAGGTACACAAGGATCACCAGGGCCTGTG GGGAGTGCAGGTGAACCAGGAATAGCAGGTCAGCCGGGGCACCCTGGCATGCCAGGCCTGAAGGGCAGCAAG GGACAAAGAGGAAATGCaggtgagagaggagagacg GGAATAAAAGGTGAAAAGGGAGAGCATGGCTGGCCAGGGGAACAT GGCTCCACTGGTCCAATGGGACTAAAAGGAGAG AAAGGGACAGCAGGGGATCCAGGGCAGAGAGGTCAAGAAGGTCAAGTGGGACGGCCTGGACAGTCGGGTCAGTCAGGCCTACCTGGGCCCCGGGGGCTGCAGGGGGACACAGGTCCACCAGGCCCACCTGGACCTGAAGGAAGATCT GCTAGTGAAATGTCAGACAATCACATTCGGCAAATCTGCAGAGAGATTCTTCTGT CCGAGCTGCCTTTATTGTTGCTGGGCAGCCAGCAGAGTAGCTGTACCAGATGTCAAAGCCGGCCTGGATCTCCTGGTCCTCCAGGACCAACTGGGTCCCAAGGACTCAGGGGCCTTCCTGGACTTACTGGCTCCAGGGGACCACCGGGCCACCCTGGTCGGCCAGGGCACCCTGGTATTAATGGGCTGAAAG GGGAACCAGGTTTCGACGGTGAGAAGGGGAGCCCTGGTCGAACCACCATTGGAGACCAAGGGCCACCCGGGCCTCCGG GTCCAATGGGTCCCCAGGGGTACAGTAAGCCAGGTCCTCCAGGTAAGCCTGGACCCCCTGGTCTAAACGGAGCAGAGGGCAAAAGTGGTAGTCCTGGCATCCCTGGTGAGCCTGGGGTGTGTGATCCATCCATGTGCTATGGTAGCATGATGAGACGGGATCCTTACAGCAAAGGGCCAAACTATTGA
- the zmp:0000000760 gene encoding collagen alpha-1(IX) chain, protein MPASKDKLVFAALFAILGLTQCQKLPSFDLLEEFRVPESRGVRRVDGSQPEVMAYRVNPSIHLRRTMSDVYPDGLPSDYSVIATFKVTKDTGKKSWDLWQVSDPSGREQVGLRFQGDTRSLDFFYTSPHGNQMLRTFHGIEKLFDGEWHKLALSVKGSKVKLLIDCEEVSVESIDEPRPVIHRGYTSIVKRAVGDRSVSVDLQQMEVSCDPEQAYSEGCCELSSVCGGYAEIGLTAGGPSCKCINGQPGIQGPPGPKGHRGLPGEPGDSGRLGNWGIRGNTGDYGNIGETGPKGEEGIKGEKGTRGLWGQVGDRGPKGLKGLKGAAGFKGVRGPPGDIGETGKPGKVGAKGKKGYEGIPGFQGVKGEKGATGKMGRAGPRGKQGIVGDPGERGSSGEKGKPGTQGPTGRGGTIGPKGIIGDPGIPGRDGDPGIEAYQGPQGLSGKLGRSGAKGEKGTLGSAGEMGPQGRTGPTGYKGSAGKPGRPGFIGPPGPTGHVGVPGKPGPKGDTGIQGIQGVKGAQGGKGVKGPKGKVGDRGGQGPQGGRGKRGPVGPPGRSGPVGVKGVRGEGGPDGFQGPPGPPGPTLPAQHVIEVCKQVVLEQMSTFANSVKRTCAAVCPLYGDVPMGAPGPPGQKGPPGPPGDPGNDGVDGEVGLQGFYGEAGELGRQGETGDRGEQGDKGPKGYGLTGYTGDQGPMGQRGRPGRAFNGQPGKQGERGHVGRPGLRGHAGLRGPPGVCVTSGCAQLNSTSGQPQPAPRRLRNRP, encoded by the exons ATGCCAGCCTCCAAAGATAAGTTGGTGTTTGCAGCACTCTTTGCCATCTTGGGACTGACCCAGTGTCAAAAGTTGCCAA GTTTTGACCTGCTAGAGGAGTTTCGTGTGCCTGAGTCGAGAGGAGTGAGGAGAGTGGACGGCTCTCAACCTGAGGTGATGGCCTACCGTGTCAACCCCTCTATCCATCTCCGGAGGACCATGAG TGATGTGTATCCAGATGGGCTTCCCTCCGACTACTCCGTCATTGCAACATTTAAGGTGACCAAGGACACTGGCAAGAAATCCTGGGACCTGTGGCAGGTTAGCGACCCCAGCGGACGAGAGCAAGTTGGTCTGCGTTTCCAAGGTGATACGCGCTCTTTAGACTTCTTCTACACCAGCCCCCATGGGAACCAGATGCTGAGGACCTTCCATGGTATTGAAAAATTGTTTGACGGGGAGTGGCACAAGTTGGCGCTGAGTGTAAAGGGCAGCAAGGTGAAGCTGCTAATAGACTGTGAAGAGGTCAGTGTAGAGTCTATTGATGAGCCGAGGCCAGTCATCCACCGAGGGTACACCTCCATCGTCAAGCGGGCTGTAGGAGATCGCTCTGTGTCT GTGGACCTGCAGCAGATGGAGGTGTCATGTGACCCAGAGCAGGCCTATTCAGAGGGCTGCTGTGAGCTCTCCAGTGTG TGTGGAGGGTATGCAGAGATCGGCCTAACAGCTGGAGGACCGTCCTGCAAATGTATAAACGGACAACCGGGCATTCAAGGACCTCCGGGGCCAAAG GGTCACAGAGGTCTTCCAGGTGAACCTGGAGACTCTGGAAGACTTGGGAACTGG GGGATCAGGGGAAACACAGGAGACTACGGCAACATTGGCGAGACAGGCCCAAAG GGGGAAGAAGGAATCAAAGGCGAGAAAGGAACGAGAGGACTCTGGGGCCAAGTG ggagacagaggtcCTAAAGGGCTGAAAGGATTAAAAGGGGCAGCAGGCTTCAAG GGAGTTCGTGGGCCACCTGGAGACATCGGAGAGACTGGGAAACCAGGAAAAGTT GGTGCTAAAGGCAAAAAAGGATATGAAGGGATTCCCGGGTTTCAAGGAGTTAAG ggaGAAAAGGGGGCCACTGGTAAAATGGGGCGTGCTGGGCCCAGAGGAAAGCAG GGTATCGTGGGAGATCCTGGAGAGAGGGGATCATCAGGAGAGAAGGGGAAGCct GGGACCCAAGGACCTACGGGCCGAGGCGGCACCATCGGACCGAAG GGTATTATTGGAGATCCGGGCATACCAGGCAGAGATGGTGATCCAGGAATAGAG GCTTATCAAGGACCACAAGGTCTCAGTGGAAAACTTGGACGAAGTGGAGCAAAG GGAGAGAAAGGCACCCTTGGGTCAGCAGGAGAAATGGGTCCCCAAGGCCGAACT GGCCCAACAGGTTACAAAGGTTCTGCAGGGAAGCCAGGAAGACCGGGATTTATCGGTCCACCGGGACCTACT GGACACGTGGGTGTGCCTGGAAAACCAGGACCCAAG GGTGACACAGGAATCCAGGGAATCCAAGGAGTTAAAGGGGCACAG gGGGGAAAAGGTGTTAAGGGCCCAAAAGGAAAG GTTGGGGACAGGGGTGGGCAGGGGCCTCAGGGAGGACGGGGGAAGCGCGGCCCGGTAGGCCCACCTGGACGCTCAGGTCCTGTCGGAGTCAAGGGGGTTCGAGGTGAAGGAGGACCAGATGGCTTTCAGGGCCCCCCTGGTCCACCA GGCCCGACCCTCCCTGCTCAACATGTGATTGAGGTTTGTAAGCAAGTGGTCCTGGAGCAGATGTCCACCTTTGCCAACTCAGTGAAGAGGACGTGTGCTGCAGTTTGTCCTCTCTATGGGGACGTGCCCATGGGCGCCCCTGGTCCCCCTGGACAGAAAGGACCCCCCGGACCTCCT GGTGACCCCGGTAATGATGGTGTTGATGGAGAAGTGGGCCTGCAGGGATTCTACGGAGAAGCCGGAGAGCTGGGCCGCCAAGGAGAAACAG GTGACAGAGGAGAGCAAGGTGATAAGGGGCCCAAGGGTTACGGCCTAACTGGCTACACCGGAGACCAGGGACCAATGG GTCAGCGTGGACGTCCTGGCAGAGCCTTTAACGGCCAGCCAGGGAAGCAGGGTGAGAGGGGACACGTAGGCCGGCCTGGACTCAGGGGCCACGCAGGTCTCAGAGGGCCTCCAGGTGTTTGTGTCACCTCTGGGTGTGCTCAGCTGAACTCCACCAGTGGGCAACCTCAGCCAGCACCACGGAGATTGAGGAATCGCCCGTAG
- the col21a1 gene encoding collagen alpha-1(XXI) chain isoform X1, translated as MGYKATSMHCALRCLCFMLLHLFSAAQDEDLRSCRTAPGDLVFILDGSWSVEDVNFEIVKRWLVNITTSFNIGQKFTQVGVVQYSDDPVLEIPLGKYSSNKDLIKAMESIEYMGGNTRTGTAIKFATDKLFGLSERGPLGISRIAVVLTDGKSQDEVLKAAEAARKKGVIMFAIGVGSETEDDELRDIANKPFSTYVFSVEDYKGISRIIQIIRQKLCEETVCPARIPVDSRDEKGFDILFHLNLAKKTKKTQGAFYGTKAYEVTSRVDLSEATRNLFPDGLPPSYVFVATLRYKGSVAIEEWDVWRIQTRDGKPQMAVTLNGLDRTVMFTTTSEAPSGTQTVTFSQQTARKLFDEKWHQLRLLVTEEDVTLYVDDLEIETLSLEPPVGIFINGKTQVGKYVRKETTVPFEIQKLRIYCDPEQNTRETACEIPGVCSNSPDYSEPTQEPCICPPGPPGLPGIKGEQGNTGKPGQPGPVGADGKPGIPGIRGSPGVPGPPGVEGPRGPDGYKGEQGRPGVSGERGMPGLQGSPGLTGEKGSIGSPGIAGLPGKTGQVGEKGSMGPSGPPGYPGEPGLPGRDGKDGFPGSPGQKGETGASGIPGADGREGHPGMPGLPGIAGLNGQKGEAGLPGPRGFKGSTGPPGEMGLPGAPGLKGPIGTKGNKGESGNPGTQGSPGPVGSAGEPGIAGQPGHPGMPGLKGSKGQRGNAGERGETGIKGEKGEHGWPGEHGSTGPMGLKGEKGTAGDPGQRGQEGQVGRPGQSGQSGLPGPRGLQGDTGPPGPPGPEGRSASEMSDNHIRQICREILLSELPLLLLGSQQSSCTRCQSRPGSPGPPGPTGSQGLRGLPGLTGSRGPPGHPGRPGHPGINGLKGEPGFDGEKGSPGRTTIGDQGPPGPPGPMGPQGYSKPGPPGKPGPPGLNGAEGKSGSPGIPGEPGVCDPSMCYGSMMRRDPYSKGPNY; from the exons ATGGGTTACAAAGCGACATCCATGCATTGTGCCTTAAGATGCCTGTGCTTCATGCTTCTCCATTTGTTTAGTGCAGCTCAAGATGAAGACCTAAGAA GTTGTAGGACTGCACCGGGTGATTTAGTCTTTATTTTAGACGGTTCGTGGAGTGTTGAAGATGTCAATTTTGAAATAGTAAAGCGATGGCTTGTCAACATAACAACAAGCTTCAACATTGGACAGAAGTTTACCCAGGTTGGAGTTGTCCAGTACAGCGATGACCCCGTTTTAGAAATACCTCTGGGGAAGTACTCCTCTAACAAAGACCTCATCAAAGCGATGGAGTCCATTGAGTACATGGGGGGGAACACAAGGACAGGGACAGCCATTAAGTTTGCTACAGACAAACTGTTTGGCCTGTCTGAACGCGGCCCATTAGGCATTTCCAGAATTGCTGTTGTCCTCACAGATGGGAAGTCTCAAGATGAGGTTTTGAAGGCCGCAGAGGCAGCAAGGAAAAAAGGTGTCATTATGTTTGCAATCGGTGTTGGGTCAGAGACAGAAGACGACGAGTTGAGGGACATTGCAAACAAGCCATTTTCAACTTATGTCTTCTCTGTTGAGGACTACAAAGGGATTTCCAGGATCATACAGATCATACGGCAGAAACTGTGTGAAG AGACAGTTTGTCCAGCAAGAATTCCTGTAGATTCCCGCGATGAGAAGGGTTTTGATATTCTGTTCCATTTAAatttagcaaaaaaaacaaagaagacaCAAGGAGCATTTTACGGCACCAAGGCCTATGAAGTGACATCTCGTGTCGACTTGAGTGAAGCTACGCG GAACCTTTTTCCTGATGGGTTGCCTCCATCCTATGTTTTTGTTGCCACACTGAGGTATAAAGGATCAGTGGCAATAGAGGAGTGGGACGTGTGGAGAATACAGACGCGAGATGGGAAACCTCAGATGGCGGTGACACTAAATGGACTGGACCGCACCGTCATGTTCACGACGACCAGTGAAGCGCCAAGTGGAACTCAAACTGTTACATTTTCACAACAGACAGCACGG AAGCTGTTTGATGAGAAATGGCATCAGCTGCGGCTGCTGGTCACTGAAGAGGATGTTACTCTTTATGTCGATGACCTGGAAATTGAAACCCTATCCTTGGAGCCCCCTGTCGGCATTTTCATCAATGGAAAAACCCAAGTTGGAAAATATGTCAGAAAGGAAACAACAGTGCCA tttgaaaTTCAGAAACTTCGCATTTACTGTGACCCTGAGCAGAATACTCGAGAGACAGCGTGTGAAATACCAGGAGTT TGCTCCAACAGTCCTGATTACAGTGAACCAACTCAAGAACCTTGTATTTGTCCTCCTGGACCGCCTGGACTTCCAGGAATAAAG GGAGAACAAGGAAATACTGGCAAACCTGGTCAGCCTGGGCCTGTTGGTGCTGATGGTAAGCCT gGTATCCCTGGCATTAGAGGAAGCCCAGGGGTGCCAGGTCCACCAGGAGTAGAG GGTCCACGTGGACCGGATGGGTACAAAGGCGAGCAAGGGAGGCCTGGTGTTTCG GGTGAGAGGGGTATGCCTGGATTACAAGGATCACCTGGACTAACAGGAGAGAAG GGCTCAATTGGATCCCCGGGAATAGCAGGTTTACCGGGAAAAACTGGTCAAGTG GGAGAAAAAGGAAGTATGGGACCTTCTGGGCCACCAGGTTATCCAGGAGAACCT GGCCTACCTGGGAGAGATGGAAAGGATGGATTTCCAGGGAGTCCTGGTCAAaag GGAGAAACTGGGGCCAGTGGTATTCCTGGTGCTGATGGAAGGGAAGGCCATCCT GGTATGCCTGGATTGCCAGGAATTGCAGGCCTGAACGGACAAAAG GGGGAAGCTGGTTTGCCAGGACCCAGGGGCTTCAAAGGATCAACTGGGCCACCT GGTGAGATGGGTTTACCTGGTGCACCTGGTTTAAAAGGACCAATTGGAACCAAG GGGAATAAGGGCGAAAGTGGCAATCCAGGTACACAAGGATCACCAGGGCCTGTG GGGAGTGCAGGTGAACCAGGAATAGCAGGTCAGCCGGGGCACCCTGGCATGCCAGGCCTGAAGGGCAGCAAG GGACAAAGAGGAAATGCaggtgagagaggagagacg GGAATAAAAGGTGAAAAGGGAGAGCATGGCTGGCCAGGGGAACAT GGCTCCACTGGTCCAATGGGACTAAAAGGAGAG AAAGGGACAGCAGGGGATCCAGGGCAGAGAGGTCAAGAAGGTCAAGTGGGACGGCCTGGACAGTCGGGTCAGTCAGGCCTACCTGGGCCCCGGGGGCTGCAGGGGGACACAGGTCCACCAGGCCCACCTGGACCTGAAGGAAGATCT GCTAGTGAAATGTCAGACAATCACATTCGGCAAATCTGCAGAGAGATTCTTCTGT CCGAGCTGCCTTTATTGTTGCTGGGCAGCCAGCAGAGTAGCTGTACCAGATGTCAAAGCCGGCCTGGATCTCCTGGTCCTCCAGGACCAACTGGGTCCCAAGGACTCAGGGGCCTTCCTGGACTTACTGGCTCCAGGGGACCACCGGGCCACCCTGGTCGGCCAGGGCACCCTGGTATTAATGGGCTGAAAG GGGAACCAGGTTTCGACGGTGAGAAGGGGAGCCCTGGTCGAACCACCATTGGAGACCAAGGGCCACCCGGGCCTCCGG GTCCAATGGGTCCCCAGGGGTACAGTAAGCCAGGTCCTCCAGGTAAGCCTGGACCCCCTGGTCTAAACGGAGCAGAGGGCAAAAGTGGTAGTCCTGGCATCCCTGGTGAGCCTGGGGTGTGTGATCCATCCATGTGCTATGGTAGCATGATGAGACGGGATCCTTACAGCAAAGGGCCAAACTATTGA